A region from the Citrobacter telavivensis genome encodes:
- the hycA gene encoding formate hydrogenlyase regulator HycA, whose amino-acid sequence MTIWEISEKADYIAQRHRRLQDQWHIYCNSLVQGITLSKARLHHAMSCAPDKDLCFVLFEHFRITVTMADGFNSHTIEYYVETKDGEDKQRIAQAQLSIDGKVDERVSNRDREQVLEHYLDKISSVYDRLYTAVESGSPINLSQLVAGQNPAA is encoded by the coding sequence ATGACTATTTGGGAAATAAGCGAAAAAGCCGATTACATCGCGCAGCGGCATCGTCGCCTACAGGACCAGTGGCATATTTACTGTAACTCGCTGGTTCAGGGGATCACCCTGTCGAAAGCGCGTCTGCATCATGCGATGAGCTGCGCGCCGGATAAAGATCTCTGCTTCGTGCTGTTCGAACACTTTCGTATCACCGTCACGATGGCGGATGGCTTCAACAGCCACACCATCGAGTATTACGTCGAAACAAAAGATGGCGAAGATAAACAACGGATTGCACAGGCGCAATTGAGCATTGACGGCAAAGTGGACGAGCGGGTCAGCAACCGTGACCGCGAGCAGGTGCTGGAACACTATCTCGATAAAATCTCCAGCGTCTATGACCGACTGTATACCGCCGTTGAGAGCGGATCGCCGATCAATCTGAGCCAACTGGTGGCGGGACAAAACCCGGCGGCCTGA
- a CDS encoding 4Fe-4S dicluster domain-containing protein, whose amino-acid sequence MNRFVIADSTLCIGCHTCEAACSETHRQHGLQSMPRLKVMLNEKESAPQLCHHCEDAPCATVCPVNAINRVDGAVQLNESLCVSCKLCGIACPFGAIEFSGSRPLHIPANANTPKAPPAPPAPARVSTLLDWVPGVRAIAVKCDLCSFDEQGPACVRMCPTKALHLVNNMDIARASKRKRELTFNTDFGDLSLFQQAQSGDAK is encoded by the coding sequence GTGAATCGTTTTGTAATTGCTGACTCCACGCTCTGTATCGGCTGCCACACCTGTGAGGCCGCCTGTTCAGAGACGCATCGCCAGCACGGCCTGCAGTCTATGCCGCGCCTGAAAGTGATGCTGAATGAAAAAGAATCTGCGCCGCAGCTTTGCCACCACTGTGAAGATGCCCCCTGCGCCACCGTATGTCCGGTCAACGCCATTAACCGGGTGGATGGCGCTGTGCAGCTCAATGAAAGCTTGTGCGTGAGCTGCAAACTGTGCGGCATCGCCTGTCCGTTTGGCGCGATCGAATTTTCCGGCAGCCGTCCGCTGCATATCCCGGCCAATGCCAATACTCCGAAAGCCCCGCCTGCACCACCGGCACCGGCTCGCGTCAGCACACTGCTGGACTGGGTTCCGGGCGTGCGCGCCATTGCGGTGAAATGCGACCTGTGCAGCTTTGATGAACAAGGCCCGGCTTGCGTGCGGATGTGTCCAACCAAAGCCTTGCATCTGGTGAACAACATGGATATCGCCCGCGCCAGCAAGCGCAAACGTGAGCTGACGTTTAATACCGACTTCGGCGATCTCTCCTTGTTTCAGCAGGCTCAGAGTGGGGATGCAAAATGA